The window GACGTGACACGTCGCCGAGGCGCCGCGAGTCATGTCCACGGCGTGGGCGGTGAAGGACACGCTTGTGCCGAGGAACTGCTCGATTTCGGCCTCGTGGCGGTGGCCCGTCGGCGCGTAGGGGCGAACGACGCCTGAGCGTTCGGGGTGCGACGAGGCTTCGCCGCCGCCGGCGCCGCCCTCGGAGGAGCCGACCTTCACGTCGACGACGATTTGCTCGGTTCCCGAGAGGATGTCGGCGTCGAACAGCGGTTTGAGGCCGAGAATCGCCGCGGTGGCGTTACAGCCGCCGGAGGCGATGAGGTCCGCTCCACGGAGGTTCTCGCGGTTGAGTTCCGGCAGCGCGTACTCGGATTCGTCGAGCAGTTCGGGCCGTTCGTGGCCGTCGTACCACTCGTCGTACTGCTCTTCGCTGTCGAGGCGGAAGTCCGCGCTCAGGTCGACGACGGTGTCGGCGGCGTCCTGAAACGCGTCGATTTGCCCCATCGAGACGCCGTGTGGCGTACACGCGAAGAGGACGTCGACCGATTCCAGTTCCTCGGGGCTGGAAAAGCGAAGGTCCATCCCGCGGAGGTTCGGGTGAATCGACCCGACGGTCTTGTTCTCGTAACTGCGACTCGTCGCCTGTGCCACCTCGAATTCGGGGTGGCCCTCCAGCAGGCGGAGCAGTTCCCCGCCGGTGAAGCCGCTGCCGCCGATGACGCTTGCCGTCGTCATGCGGTTACCTCGGCTTTCTGGACCTTGGCTTCGAGCCAGTCGACGACCGCGCTCGGGACGTCGACGTCGGTGACTTCGTTGAGCGCCTTGAACTCGACGGTGTGGTTGACCTCGTGGACGGTGTAGGAATCGCCCGTCTCCATGAGGTCGACGCCGAGCAGGCCGCCGCCGACCGCATCAGAGGCGCGCTCGACGAGGTCGGCCATCTCGTCGGTGACCTCGATTTCCTCGGTTTCGGCGCCCTGTGCGGCGTTGGTGAGCCAGTGGTCCGACGAGCGGGCCATCGCCGCGACGGGTTCGCCGTCGGTGGCGACGACGCGGATGTCACGGCCCGGCTTGTCGACGAACTCCTGGATGTAGAACACCTTGTGCTCGTAGTGGCCGAGCGTCTCCTTGTGTTCGAGGATAGCCTCGGCGGCATCCCGGGAGTCGATTTTCGCCATCAGGCGGCCCCACGAACCCACGACGGGCTTGAGGACGCACGGATAGCCGAAGTTCTCGATGGACTCCATGGCCGACTCCTTGGTGAAAGCCACCTCGGTGTCGGGCGTCGGGATGTCCTCCTCGGCGAGGACGAGGCTGTTGCGGGCCTTGTCGGCGCAGATGGCCGCCGTCTCCGGGTCGTTGACGACCGGCACGTCGTAGGCGTCGACGAACCGGGTGATGTAGCGCGACCGGCTGGTCGCGAGACAGCGGTCGACGGCGATGTCGACGTCGTCGAAGGCTTCCGGCGGTTCGTGGATGCCAAAGCGCTCCTT of the Natronomonas halophila genome contains:
- the argC gene encoding N-acetyl-gamma-glutamyl-phosphate reductase yields the protein MTTASVIGGSGFTGGELLRLLEGHPEFEVAQATSRSYENKTVGSIHPNLRGMDLRFSSPEELESVDVLFACTPHGVSMGQIDAFQDAADTVVDLSADFRLDSEEQYDEWYDGHERPELLDESEYALPELNRENLRGADLIASGGCNATAAILGLKPLFDADILSGTEQIVVDVKVGSSEGGAGGGEASSHPERSGVVRPYAPTGHRHEAEIEQFLGTSVSFTAHAVDMTRGASATCHVYPEEPVSKGDLWGAFRGSYEEEPFVRLVAGGSGVYRYPEPKAVAGSNYAEVGFELDPANKRVVVFSAIDNMMKGSAGQAVHAANVALGFEETAGLEFTGMHPVGAP
- the lysX gene encoding lysine biosynthesis protein LysX; translated protein: MNVGVLYSRIRRDEKLLLSELRDRGHDVTKIDVRKERFGIHEPPEAFDDVDIAVDRCLATSRSRYITRFVDAYDVPVVNDPETAAICADKARNSLVLAEEDIPTPDTEVAFTKESAMESIENFGYPCVLKPVVGSWGRLMAKIDSRDAAEAILEHKETLGHYEHKVFYIQEFVDKPGRDIRVVATDGEPVAAMARSSDHWLTNAAQGAETEEIEVTDEMADLVERASDAVGGGLLGVDLMETGDSYTVHEVNHTVEFKALNEVTDVDVPSAVVDWLEAKVQKAEVTA